Proteins co-encoded in one Medicago truncatula cultivar Jemalong A17 chromosome 8, MtrunA17r5.0-ANR, whole genome shotgun sequence genomic window:
- the LOC25501464 gene encoding DYRK-family kinase pom1 gives MDFTEKTKTPHPPMNQKLHYSPSSLSQILLFKSRLLRFLNKIPALFIPKCELIFRHLLFRIGFEEEKNFHVVLNSVIAGRYHVTEYLGAAAFSKALQAHDMHTGVDVCIKIIKNNKDFFDQSLDEIKLLKHVNKHDPGDKYHILRLYDYFYFREHLLIVCELLKANLYEFDKFNRESGAEVYFTMPRLQVCGVLLTF, from the exons ATGGATTTTACGGAAAAAACGAAAACGCCACATCCTCCAATGAATCAAAAACTTCACTATTCCCCGTCTTCCCTATCACAAATTCTTCTCTTCAAATCACGACTTCTTCGGTTTCTCAATAAGATACCAGCTTTGTTCATCCCTAAGTG TGAGTTAATCTTCAGACACTTGTTGTTCAGAATTGGCTTTGAGGAGGAGAAGAATTTCCATGTTGTTTTAAATTCTGTAATAGCTGGCCGCTATCATGTCACCGAGTATTTGGGAGCTGCTGCATTTAGTAAAGCCTTACAAGCTCATGACATGCACACAGGTGTGGATGtttgtattaaaattataaagaacAACAAGGATTTCTTTGATCAAAGCCTTGATGAAATCAAACTTCTCAAGCATGTTAACAAGCATGATCCTGGAGACAAGTATCACATTTTGCGATTATATGATTATTTCTATTTCAGA GAACATTTGTTAATAGTGTGTGAACTACTCAAAGCCAACTTATACGAGTTTGATAAATTTAACAGAGAATCAGGAGCAGAAGTTTACTTCACAATGCCAAGGCTGCAGGTTTGTGGAGTTCTGCTCACATTCTGA
- the LOC25501465 gene encoding disease resistance protein RPV1 yields MAMQSPSSSSSISYGFTYQVFLNFRGGDTRDGFIGHLYKTLTDKGIHTFIDDRELQRGDEIKSSLDNVIEESRIFIPVFSINYASSSFCLDELVHIIHCYKTKGRLILPVFYGVDPTHIRHQSGSYGEHLTKYEESFQNSKKNMERLHQWKLALTQASNLSGYHSSHGYEYKFIGEIVKYISNKISRVPLHVAKYPVGLQSQVQQVKSLLDNGSDDGIHMVGIYGIGGLGKSTLARAIYNFFADQFEDLCFLHDVRENSAKNNLKHLQEKLLLKTTGLEIKLDHVSEGIPIIKERLSRKKILLILDDVDNLKQLHALAGGHDWFGRGSKVIITTRDKHLLTCHGIKSMHEVEGLYGTKALELLRWMAFKNNKVPSIYEDVLNRAVSYASGLPLVLEIVGSNLFGKRIEEWKGTLDGYEKIPNKRIHQILKVSYDALEEEQQSVFLDIACCFKGCEWEDAKYILHSHYGHCITHHLGVLAEKSLIDQYWEYGHYVMLHDLIGDMGKEVVRQESIKEPGERSRLCCQDDLVRVLRENTGTSKIEMIYTNLHSIESVIDKKGKAFKKMTKLKTVIFENGHFSGGLKHLPRSLSVLKWKGCLSKCLSSSILNKKFQDMKVLILDRCEYLTHIPDVSGLSNLEKLSFENCDNLTTIHNSIGHLNKLERLSAYACKKLKHFPPLGLASLKELNLSGCVSLDSFPELLCKMKNIDNILLHHTFIAELPFSFQNLSELHELSVKAGMLSFPKHNDKMYSIVFPNVTHLTLDDCDFSDECLPILLKWCVNVTYLDLSFNYFKILPECLSECLHLYKINMSGCHSLKEIRGIPPNLKELSVEYCESLSSSSKRMLMSQKLHETGCTYIQFENGTEQGIPDWFEHQSRGPTISFWFRKEIPSITCIFMLPEGNNWVLESGVNFCVNGYEIEIDCCRYVIWNHTTLFHTSKLNELIKTQCEKGLLKNEWIHVEFKLDDWTLEQFSEEENNKILSGVQMGIHVWNEKSNTDEENVVFTDPYLNYSNNTSLSQFVPPLKKQRLVEVGVSETEEDINASLQQQDLTKEEQRKTWGTYLSLGPL; encoded by the exons ATGGCTATGCAATCaccttcctcttcctcttcaatCTCATATGGATTCACTTACCAGGTCTTCCTCAACTTTAGAGGCGGTGACACTCGTGACGGTTTTATTGGCCATCTCTACAAGACTCTTACTGACAAGGGAATCCACACCTTCATTGATGATCGTGAACTTCAAAGAGGGGATGAAATCAAATCATCACTCGACAATGTCATTGAAGAGTCTAGAATTTTTATTCCTGTGTTTTCTATCAACTATGCctcttcttcattttgtttggaCGAACTTGTCCACATCATTCACTGCTACAAGACAAAGGGTCGTCTCATTTTGCCTGTCTTCTATGGCGTGGATCCTACTCACATACGACATCAAAGTGGGAGTTATGGTGAACATCTCACTAAGTACGAAGAGAGTTTCcaaaatagcaagaaaaacaTGGAACGGTTGCATCAATGGAAGTTGGCTCTGACCCAAGCTTCTAACTTGTCTGGCTACCATTCTAGTCATGG ATATGAATACAAGTTTATCGGAGAGATAGTCAAATACATCTCCAACAAGATCAGCCGCGTGCCCTTACATGTTGCCAAATACCCTGTTGGATTACAGTCTCAAGTACAACAAGTCAAATCGCTTCTTGATAATGGATCTGATGATGGGATCCATATGGTTGGAATTTATGGGATTGGTGGCTTGGGTAAATCAACCCTTGCAAGAgcaatctataatttttttgctGATCAATTTGAAGATTTATGTTTTCTTCATGATGTGAGAGAGAATTCAGCTAAAAATAACTTGAAACATCTCCAAGAGAAActccttttaaaaacaactgGATTGGAAATTAAGTTAGATCATGTTAGTGAGGGGATTCCAATTATAAAGGAGAGGCTAAGTAGAAAGAAAATTCTTTTGATTCTCGATGATGTTGATAATTTGAAGCAACTACATGCTTTGGCTGGAGGACATGATTGGTTCGGCCGTGGAAGCAAAGTCATCATTACTACTCGAGACAAACACTTGCTAACTTGTCATGGGATAAAAAGTATGCATGAAGTAGAAGGGCTGTATGGGACAAAAGCTCTTGAATTGTTGAGGTGGATGGCTTTTAAGAATAACAAAGTACCTTCAATTTATGAAGACGTTTTAAATCGTGCAGTTTCATATGCTTCGGGCCTTCCCTTAGTTTTAGAAATAGTGGGTTCCAACTTGTTTGGAAAGAGGATAGAAGAATGGAAGGGTACATTAGATGGATATGAAAAGATTCCCAATAAAAGGATCCACCAGATACTTAAAGTAAGTTATGATGCTTTGGAAGAAGAGCAACAAAGTGTCTTTCTGGACATTGCTTGTTGCTTCAAAGGTTGTGAATGGGAAGATGCCAAATATATACTTCATTCTCATTATGGCCATTGCATAACACATCATCTAGGAGTATTGGCTGAAAAATCTCTCATAGACCAATATTGGGAATATGGCCATTATGTAATGTTGCATGATTTGATAGGGGACATGGGTAAAGAAGTCGTCCGACAAGAATCAATTAAAGAGCCTGGAGAAAGAAGTAGGTTATGCTGCCAGGATGATCTAGTTCGTGTTTTAAGAGAAAACACT GGAACTagtaaaattgaaatgatatatACGAATCTCCATTCCATAGAATCTGTGATAGACAAGAAAGGAAAGGCCTTCAAGAAGATGACAAAACTCAAAACAGTTATCTTCGAAAATGGCCATTTTTCTGGAGGTCTCAAGCATTTACCAAGAAGTTTGAGTGTATTGAAATGGAAAGGATGTTTATCGAAGTGTCTGTCATCTAGTATTTTAAACAAG AAGTTTCAGGATATGAAAGTCTTGATATTGGACCGATGTGAATACTTAACACATATCCCCGATGTCTCAGGCCTTTCAAATTTAGAAAAGTTATCGTTTGAAAATTGTGATAATTTAACTACAATTCACAATTCGATTGGACACCTAAATAAACTTGAAAGGTTAAGTGCATATGCTTGCAAAAAGCTCAAACATTTTCCACCTTTAGGTTTGGCATCTCTTAAGGAATTGAATCTCAGTGGTTGTGTGAGTCTCGATAGTTTTCCAGAATTATTATGcaagatgaaaaatatagaCAATATTTTGTTGCATCATACTTTCATTGCAGAACttccattttcatttcaaaatctcaGTGAACTTCATGAGTTATCAGTGAAAGCTGGAATGCTGAGCTTCCCAAAACATAATGATAAGATGTATTCAATAGTGTTCCCAAATGTGACACATCTTACTCTCGACGATTGCGACTTCTCAGATGAATGTCTCCCAATACTTCTCAAGTGGTGTGTTAATGTGACATATCTAGACTTATCATTTAactatttcaaaattcttcctGAGTGCCTTAGTGAATGTCTCcatctttataaaattaatatgagTGGCTGCCATTCTCTTAAGGAAATTAGAGGGATTCCACCAAATCTAAAAGAGCTTTCTGTTGAATATTGTGAATCATTGAGTTCCTCAAGTAAAAGAATGTTAATGAGTCAG AAACTACATGAGACTGGATGCACCTATATTCAATTTGAAAATGGAACAGAGCAGGGGATACCAGATTGGTTCGAACACCAAAGCAGGGGACCCACAATTTCTTTCTGGTTTCGTAAAGAAATCCCTTCTATTACTTGTATTTTTATGCTTCCGGAAGGCAATAATTGGGTGCTTGAGTCAGGAGTCAATTTTTGTGTGAATGGATATGAAATTGAGATAGATTGTTGTAGGTATGTGATCTGGAACCATACAACTTTGTTTCATACCTCAAAATTGAATGAACTCATTAAAACACAATGCGAGAAAGgacttttgaaaaatgaatggaTCCATGTGGAGTTTAAGTTGGATGATTGGACTTTGGAACAATTTAGTGAGGaagagaataataaaatattaagtgGTGTTCAAATGGGAATCCACGTGTGGAATGAGAAAAGCAACACGGATGAGGAGAATGTGGTATTCACAGATCCTTATCTCAATTATAGCAATAATACTTCATTATCACAATTTGTGCCTCCTCTAAAAAAGCAAAGATTGGTGGAAGTGGGAGTTTCAGAGACAGAGGAGGATATCAATGCTTCATTGCAACAACAGGATTTGACGAAAGAGGAACAAAGAAAGACATGGGGTACATACCTTAGTCTAGGTCCATTATAA
- the LOC25501466 gene encoding uncharacterized protein: protein MFRDVDYVRGQLYNNPETGLPTPLRDNRSRLFTYRTADGYKKTGCHNLLCPGFVQTSKKIVLGSTLAPTSTYNRGQYEITISIWKEVFYKIWDRNNGNWWFGYGSEVVGYWPSSLFTKLKDNAHEIEFGGEIVNSKSKGSHTSTQMGSGHFAEENYGKAAYFKNLQVVKSDNSFHPLSEDPKYIANKPNCYNIKGGSSKDWGKYFFYSGPGRNENCP, encoded by the exons ATGTTTAGAGATGTTGATTATGTCCGTGGTCAGTTATACAACAATCCCGAGACAG GTCTTCCCACACCTTTACGGGACAACCGCTCTAGATTGTTTACTTACCGGACG GCTGATGGATATAAAAAAACTGGATGCCATAACTTACTATGTCCAGGCTTTGTCCAAACTAGCAAAAAGATTGTACTTGGAAGTACACTTGCTCCAACTTCTACATATAACAGAGGACAATATGAAATTACCATATCGATCTGGAAGGAAGTTTTCTATAAAATTTGg GATCGAAACAATGGGAACTGGTGGTTTGGATATGGATCTGAAGTAGTTGGGTATTGGCCATCTTCCTTGTTCACAAAGTTGAAGGATAATGCACATGAAATTGAGTTTGGTGGAGAAATAGtgaattcaaaatcaaaagggtCTCATACTTCCACCCAAATGGGTAGTGGACATTTTGCTGAGGAGAATTATGGAAAAGCTGCATATTTTAAGAATTTGCAAGTTGTGAAATCTGATAACTCCTTCCATCCATTGTCAGAAGATCCCAAGTATATAGCAAATAAACCAAATTGTTATAATATAAAAGGAGGGAGTAGTAAAGACTGGGGAAAATACTTTTTCTATAGTGGACCTGGCAGGAATGAGAATTGTCCttga